Genomic DNA from Dehalococcoidia bacterium:
CAGAAGAACAAACTCCGTTCGCAACGCCACGGTAGACACCTCCTGCCATGGCATGACCACCTCCTGTTGTTGAGAAGTCATGCCTATTATGGTGTCCACCATGTCCCTGATCACGTGTTCACGATGTCCCTGATCCATACATCGTAGGAGAAGGGGGCCAGGGGGGATAAGGTAAGCTCCCCTTGACATCCGGAGCGCCGCATGCCACAATAGTAACTGTTACTACTAAATAGGAATTATCATCACAATGGCTGAGACCCTGCAGCGGAAAATAATCCTGGAGGAGCTGCGCCGCTTCCGTCGCCACTACAGCGCAATGGATGTGTACGAGCGCGTCAAACGGCGCATCCCACAGATCTCCTTCGCCACGGTCTACCGCAACCTCAAGCTCCTGCGAGAGAAGGGCATGGTCCTGGAGCTTACCCTGGGGAAGGAGGCTTCCCTGTGGGACGGGCTGGCGGAGCCGCACTATCACTTCACCTGCAAGTCCTGCGGTGAAGTCTCCGACATGCCTGTGGAGTACGACAGCGCATGGGAGCGGACGATAGCCAGAAAGGCTGGTTTCGCCATCACGGGACACCGTGCGGAGTTCTACGGGTACTGCGACAAGTGCAAGGACAAGGCTTCCGTCGCGGAGCAGCGCGGCGCGCGCCCTCGCGGGCGCACGCGCAAGGGGCATGCAAACGGGCATCGCGCCTAGAGCACTGAGGAGGTAGCGGACACCGGAGAGTTCAGCCAGACACAGCGTTTCACATCACCCTGTATGGCGCGTCGAGGGCCTTGAGGCCCTCGTTCAGACGCCTGGCGATAGCACAAAAAGCAAGGAGGAGGAGCTATGACCACCAAGAAGACCCTGAAAGACACAAAGACCCATCAGAACCTCAAGGACGCCTTCGCGGGCGAGTCCCAGGCCAACCGCCGATACAACTATTTCGCCCGCGTCGCCGACATCGAGGGGCACCCGGACATCGCCGGCGTGTTCCGCGACACGGCGGAGGGCGAGACCGGCCACGCCTTCGGGCACATGGACTTTCTCAAGGAAGTCGGCGATCCCGCCACCGGCGTGCCAGTGGGCGACTCGGAGAAGAACTTGAAGTCCGCCATCGAGGGCGAGACCTACGAGTACACACAGATGTACCCGGGCATGGCCAAGACCGCGCGGGACGAGGGTTTCACGGAGATCGCCGCGTGGATGGAGACGCTGGCCCGCGCTGAGCGCTCCCACGCCGGCCGCTTCACCAAGGCCCTGGACGCGCTGAAGGCGGGACAAGCCTAGGAACAGGACCCTCTCGGCGCCAGACCATGAATGAGTGCCCCGCCAATGCGCGGGGCACTCGCGTCTTACAGCCGTGAGCGGACATAGCTACCAGAGGCGCCGCAACAAAAGGTCGTGAGAGAACGACGACGGGGAGACTTCGATGACCCTGGACATGAGAAAGCCGGAGTACTGGGACGACAAGGGGC
This window encodes:
- a CDS encoding transcriptional repressor, producing MAETLQRKIILEELRRFRRHYSAMDVYERVKRRIPQISFATVYRNLKLLREKGMVLELTLGKEASLWDGLAEPHYHFTCKSCGEVSDMPVEYDSAWERTIARKAGFAITGHRAEFYGYCDKCKDKASVAEQRGARPRGRTRKGHANGHRA
- a CDS encoding rubrerythrin family protein, with the protein product MTTKKTLKDTKTHQNLKDAFAGESQANRRYNYFARVADIEGHPDIAGVFRDTAEGETGHAFGHMDFLKEVGDPATGVPVGDSEKNLKSAIEGETYEYTQMYPGMAKTARDEGFTEIAAWMETLARAERSHAGRFTKALDALKAGQA